CCGTCCATGTCCGTTTCCAGAGAACTGCAAGCTACAGGTTCTTCGGAAATGTTCGGGTTGTCCAGTCGGTCCGGTGTGAATTTGGCACGCAGCAATTCTATTTTCCCCTTCGCGTACGGAATTTTGGCTCCATTGCTTCTTGCAGCAGTAATAGTAACCGTGAATGGTTTTCCTGTTGTTGCGAATTGCCGGTCACCTGAAAAAAAGATATTAAAATCTTTCTCCGGTTGACAGATAATGGTTGACCCGGCAGCGTGTTTCCCTGTCTCTGCAATTACATCTGCGGAAATGTGATAAACGCTGTAATTCTCATGATGGGGAATGTTCTCCGCGGGTTGGAAAACGAGAGATGCTGAACCTTCCGGATTTAATTGCATTTCTTCCTGATAAACGATGGGCGTTTTCCCTTTATTTGAGGACAGTTCAATCATATTGTGGTGAACCATATTGCCAAAAATGGCTTTTAAAAGATGTGGTACGGGGCGCCAGCAATTGAAATCTCTAAAATTCCTTTGTACAGTAATCAGTACCCGGCCTGGAACTGCCTGGGAATAATCATTGCTGGCCGCATGTATGTGTATCCGGATGGGTGATCCTGCTCTGGAGGAATCTGGTGAGGCTGAAACCTTCACCCTGAAGGGCTGAGTGCGGAAATCTCCTACTATAAAGGAGCTGCTGGGCATCCAGGAGGAGATTCCCTCTTCTTCATCTGGAGAACGGGACGAATTCGGAGCTGTCTCAATAGTGTAAATTCCCATGGGGACCGAATCCGGCAAATCATACGACAATTCAAATTCTCCCCAGTCATCCGTTGTGACGTTTTTTTCCAGAATGGCTTGTCCTCCCTGGGGGACGATTTTAACTTTCAGGCGCTGGCGGGCAGTCTGGGATGGAGAAGGATGCGTGGCGGATGTCTTCCACCGCATTCCTTTGATATGCACGGTCTGGCCCGGTTGGTAGGCCGGCTGGCTCGTGATCGTGAAAGAAGGTTCCAGACAGGAACTTTTATAGGCATCGGGTGGATGCGGATGGTTGTGAAATGGACTCGGGAAAGCTCCTTCATAAAGCTCCGAGCAATAAGCGGGAAGAATGGGGCAGGAATTCCCCTTCCGGTCAGACGCCCATCCCATGAAATGGAACCCTGGCTTCATGGCCGGTTGCAGAATCCATTTCCCTTCCGCGTCCGTCTTGCCTGAAATATTCCTGGTGGCGTTGTCCTTTCCAACGCATAGCAAATGTATGTCCGCACTGGGGATGGGTTCATGGGACCCGGTGCGGGAAATGTACCAGAGAAGCCCTTTTTTCGTAAGGATGCAATGGGCCTGGATGGAGTAATTATTCACCAGCAGGTATGAAATGCAGTCTTCGGATACCTGTGCCCGGACAAGGTAGGAGCCTGTGCGGGTGATCGGTAGAAGAAGCATGTTTGCGGTGTCTTGATGGCCGGGAGGCGCATTCAATCTGCAAGACTGGCGGGAAATATCTTTTTCCAGAGAGGGGACCGGATTGGCGGCGGATTCTTCTAGAGGTGAAGTATTTTTTAGAGGATTGATTATGTTCGAATTAGAGAAAAAATAATCTAGCTTTTCTATTTTCGCGCGTGGATGGTGCTGAGAGCGGAAGGCGCGCATATGTTCCTTGATCAGGTCAATCAGGTTTAAACGCTGAATATTTAATTTCACCTGGTCTGCATTTCTGTAGGCGAATGCGTATTTGATTCCGTCTTTCTCGGGAATGGGGAAATAATTATTCAAAAAGCAGCCACGGGGTTGGGTAATGGAGGATAGAAGATTATTCAGATGACGAAGTGTCGCCGGGTTTGAATGTTTGTCCGGAGATGATTGAAGGAGAGCTATGGCTCCTTTGAGCTTTTCCTCTGCTTTTTCCTGCTGGCCGCGTGAAGCGTATTCACGGACAAGAAGAGATGCCGCTTCCACCATTTGTTCCGAGAAAGGAGATATTCGATTGAAGTATTCCAGAGCATCACATTCTTCAGGCAATGTAAAAACGTAAGTGACGCGGCCTTGGCTGGTTTCCTTAACCAGGCGGAGCTGATGATCTTTCGCCGGAAGGGGGGCCTCATATTCGTTTTGTATC
This genomic stretch from Akkermansia biwaensis harbors:
- a CDS encoding MG2 domain-containing protein, with the translated sequence MRSMFLTFFLLLGTFPLSAIAQEKKQEDSSAPPPSFSISHLENLIQNHHYQEASQQIRIHLQLAQNESACRMLDTYMQSMKKLDVPWDMDTFFEEQLSVARDNPFVLRKISQLYRHAIHTAFLENGKLMRTSKRATLDTEKRDKAISKILLFNAAETARQQGNMAFSAGCLLELANMMAASFDRPSNLPDFHDIPIPTIPDQQTFIPPYVPPPFTLFRVPPSFEQAANDGERILWLFSEAEQRDPELRDEVLLQQGKFLLGAYNFLPRFRLEDILSKLPHVIQNEYEAPLPAKDHQLRLVKETSQGRVTYVFTLPEECDALEYFNRISPFSEQMVEAASLLVREYASRGQQEKAEEKLKGAIALLQSSPDKHSNPATLRHLNNLLSSITQPRGCFLNNYFPIPEKDGIKYAFAYRNADQVKLNIQRLNLIDLIKEHMRAFRSQHHPRAKIEKLDYFFSNSNIINPLKNTSPLEESAANPVPSLEKDISRQSCRLNAPPGHQDTANMLLLPITRTGSYLVRAQVSEDCISYLLVNNYSIQAHCILTKKGLLWYISRTGSHEPIPSADIHLLCVGKDNATRNISGKTDAEGKWILQPAMKPGFHFMGWASDRKGNSCPILPAYCSELYEGAFPSPFHNHPHPPDAYKSSCLEPSFTITSQPAYQPGQTVHIKGMRWKTSATHPSPSQTARQRLKVKIVPQGGQAILEKNVTTDDWGEFELSYDLPDSVPMGIYTIETAPNSSRSPDEEEGISSWMPSSSFIVGDFRTQPFRVKVSASPDSSRAGSPIRIHIHAASNDYSQAVPGRVLITVQRNFRDFNCWRPVPHLLKAIFGNMVHHNMIELSSNKGKTPIVYQEEMQLNPEGSASLVFQPAENIPHHENYSVYHISADVIAETGKHAAGSTIICQPEKDFNIFFSGDRQFATTGKPFTVTITAARSNGAKIPYAKGKIELLRAKFTPDRLDNPNISEEPVACSSLETDMDGQATFTFIPPESGEYHLHAALEDSSGNIITSRQPLLSAGNGASFPFRSDYIKLTADRLTYQPGDTAKILVTSSQPDTWALLALRPCWKDESWKLVRLRNQQAIVEIPVHTGDIPNMHVEAFLPAMNTFARHFIELSIPPADKRLSIQINLEHPQEKANTSGYATILIRDEQGKAASGCRVTVALYDQPLSSLPLPSLTAFTWGRSNRLCWYDGEHNTHMYTRKDYLPDHSLDNPERQPFKKASCYEPLSGSLPVIPEGIIFPEERGFSTVFREFDGEHLQFSFLQSMVVDEPFTCRSLPPEFHRMLPSCIQWHATLTTDQNGKIRIPVKFPEHAAFWTIRAWARTKDLKTGETSVEIQTGKN